A stretch of the Diadema setosum chromosome 16, eeDiaSeto1, whole genome shotgun sequence genome encodes the following:
- the LOC140239584 gene encoding uncharacterized protein, translated as MEQVTALKRSCIGHLGNLTRRYKELEQLFVNYENQDAVQRKYDQLKGMFLLYENKYHQYIALLSGDELQDAMQQFESYKLNKEEFNKRLSGWMEEATKQQNGGDDDDGRRSVRSIQSARSIRTASSTTSSMKLREARAKQRLMQQKLEQLRERQKLDRERLDLEARMAEMDIVNEKENADLEAEFWAQEIADEGNSANIAAERDVEFGKAKESIECCVLMDPHMGYMKAREILAEQYGRPHVITNALMREVLDRNQIRPNDGAKLVELARQMRKCEITLTQMGHTANLNSSETLLKIQQILPVHMQVDWAKRAQTMLRSRVEPNFSHMTEFIEQHSQVANNVYGQNIGKSTRDVSQAKKGGRSSSGKRLTSFSTQGCEESQPTKENTERPRRKCPLCSQDHDLFKCKDFLAKTQKERLREVRRKRLCDNCLKPSHIASECRSSQRCKNDGCGMKHHTLLHFQRDSSSVSNQTGAGASNNNPQPQGTNLSTIKQGKVCLRVLPVKVRGNGKEVTTCALLDQGSDVTLCDERLVKELGLKGSAKELELTTINQQNHKVMSVEVNMTVTGIGKTEIIQLDSVWTVKKLPISESSMPHAKDVERWTHLKGIELPNMENKEVMLLIGGDVPEAFWVLEERRGGRKDPYAIRSPLGWTLIGPTNNMKRETDFKVNFVHNKDEQLQQQVERFWYMDFGGSTLGAKVGESLEDKRARSKMDQSITKVDGHYQLALPWRHEDPCLPDNLTQAEARLQYLKRRLKRDPQLHQRYTATMEGYLDKGYAKEVEKTAQGEPHDGDSRNDRTNKTWYLPHHPVLHPRKPDKTRVVFDCAAQYKGTSLNSQLLQGPDYTNSLVGVLTRFRQEKIALVADIEAMFHQVRVTPEDCEALRFLWWPGGDYTKEPKHYKMLVHLFGATSSPSCAGYALRKTAEDNQTDENEAAVKAVQENFYVDDCLTSVGTKEEAVKLCADLRELLSKGGFRLTKWVSNDHDVLQTIPVSERSTSILDLHLDDMPVERTLGVLWNVGTDQFGFRVSVKDKPATRRGILSVTSSLYDPLGFAAPFILVAKILLQDICAKGLGWDEEVGDSERMQWQQWLEELPQLESITIDRCLKPTSEVSQYELHAFCDASMRGYAAAVYLRTTSTDGSIKCTFVMGKTRLCPLKTMTIPRLELSAAVLACSLMEVVKAELKLPISATTYWTDSTSVLKYIRNESRRFHTFVANRITKIQSVSDPSEWRHVDTKSNPADDGSRGLQAREMTSDCRWICGPEFLQKPQECWPQPPTDLGENDDLAASGEVLNDPEVKKGLVNLTTADPVQKLTERYSTWNGLKRGVAWILRYKEYLRMRVSGNPLARQMRHDLTAKELEVAELEIVKHVQRHAFPEEMRVRSKADSVKLQRSSRLAKLNPIVHDGVLRVGGRLAKAPLSDDVKHPLILPHDHHVTNLLVSHFHEEVGHSGAGMTWTALREKFWILRGGATVRIRKVIGNCFKCKRRNSPRGEQFMADLPRERVTPNAPPFTNTGVDFFGPFQVKRGRTQVKRYGCIFTCLASRAVHLEVAHSLDTDSFVNALRRFINRRGRPKKIHGDNGTNFKSGYRELKESLTQLNSQKVGRFLTQKGIDWEFNPPGASHMGGVWERVIRAVRRILSGLLKEQLVTDEALTTLMTEVEAILNARPLTQLSMDSNDDEPLTPNHLLLLRQNPSLPPGAFSKEDSYHRRRWRQVQHLADQFWKRWVKEYLPLLQVRQRWAKPKRNFAIGDLVLLADDSSSRGHWPMGKIVSTYPDKNGLVRQVEVRVGVKHYRRPISKLCLLEANE; from the exons GCAGAATGGTGGAGACGACGACGATGGGCGCCGATCTGTGAGGTCGATCCAATCAGCTCGTTCCATCCGCACTGCGAGTTCGACAACGAGTAGTATGAAGCTCCGCGAGGCCAGGGCAAAGCAGAGGCTCATGCAGCAGAAGCTTGAACAGCTAAGGGAAAGGCAGAAACTGGATAGAGAAAGGCTCGATCTGGAAGCGCGCATGGCCGAGATGGACATTGTTAATGAGAAGGAAAATGCCGACCTGGAAGCTGAATTCTGGGCACAGGAAATTGCAGACGAAGGCAATTCAGCTAACATCGCTGCAGAGAGAGACGTAGAATTTG GTAAAGCTAAGGAGAGCATTGAGTGTTGTGTGTTGATGGACCCTCACATGGGTTACATGAAAGCCAGGGAGATACTGGCAGAGCAGTACGGGCGACCACACGTGATCACGAATGCATTGATGAGAGAAGTGTTGGATAGAAACCAAATTCGACCAAACGATGGAGCCAAGCTCGTGGAGCTTGCTCGTCAAATGCGCAAGTGTGAAATAACCTTGACACAAATGGGTCACACTGCAAACTTGAACAGTAGTGAAACTCTGTTGAAGATACAGCAAATTCTCCCAGTTCACATGCAAGTGGACTGGGCAAAGCGTGCTCAGACAATGCTACGATCACGTGTGGAACCCAATTTCTCTCACATGACGGAGTTCATAGAACAGCATTCACAGGTAGCAAACAATGTCTATGGCCAGAACATAGGTAAGTCCACGAGAGACGTTAGTCAAGCAAAGAAAGGTGGAAGGTCTTCTAGTGGTAAGAGACTGACTTCCTTCTCCACTCAAGGCTGCGAAGAGAGCCAGCCAACGAAAGAAAACACAGAGCGGCCTAGACGTAAATGCCCATTGTGTTCACAGGACCATGATCTGTTCAAGTGCAAGGACTTCCTGGCCAAGACGCAGAAGGAAAGGCTGCGAGAGGTGAGGAGGAAAAGATTGTGTGACAACTGCTTGAAGCCGTCTCACATTGCGAGTGAATGCAGGTCTTCACAAAGGTGTAAAAATGATGGCTGCGGCATGAAACATCACACCCTCCTTCACTTTCAACGGGACAGTAGCAGTGTCAGTAACCAAACTGGGGCCGGCGCCAGCAACAATAACCCTCAACCTCAAGGTACGAATCTTTCAACGATTAAACAAGGCAAAGTGTGTCTTCGGGTGCTCCCAGTCAAGGTACGCGGAAATGGGAAAGAAGTGACCACCTGTGCGCTTCTTGACCAGGGGAGTGATGTCACCCTGTGCGATGAGAGGCTGGTCAAGGAGCTAGGACTCAAAGGGTCGGCAAAGGAGCTTGAGCTAACAACAATCAACCAACAGAATCACAAAGTAATGAGTGTCGAAGTCAATATGACTGTTACCGGAATTGGGAAAACTGAGATCATCCAACTTGACTCAGTGTGGACGGTCAAAAAATTACCAATATCGGAGAGTAGCATGCCGCATGCCAAGGATGTTGAGAGATGGACACATCTCAAGGGGATAGAACTCCCAAACATGGAAAACAAGGAGGTCATGCTGCTAATTGGTGGTGACGTCCCAGAAGCGTTCTGGGTACTGGAAGAACGGCGAGGAGGAAGAAAAGATCCATACGCCATAAGGTCACCACTGGGTTGGACCTTGATCGGACCTACCAACAATATGAAGAGGGAAACCGACTTCAAGGTGAATTTTGTCCACAACAAAGATGAGCAACTTCAGCAGCAGGTGGAACGATTTTGGTACATGGACTTTGGGGGATCCACACTTGGTGCCAAGGTGGGAGAGTCCCTCGAAGACAAACGAGCGAGATCTAAAATGGACCAATCCATCACCAAGGTCGATGGCCACTATCAGCTGGCTCTTCCATGGAGGCATGAAGATCCATGCTTACCAGACAACCTCACACAAGCAGAGGCACGGCTGCAATACCTCAAAAGGAGATTAAAGAGGGATCCCCAGCTCCACCAAAGGTACACAGCTACCATGGAGGGATACTTGGATAAGGGTTATGCCAAAGAAGTGGAAAAGACGGCCCAAGGAGAGCCACATGATGGAGACTCGCGGAACGATAGAACCAATAAGACTTGGTACTTGCCTCACCATCCGGTACTTCATCCAAGAAAGCCAGACAAAACACGGGTGGTATTTGACTGCGCAGCGCAGTACAAGGGCACATCACTCAACAGTCAACTCTTGCAGGGACCAGATTACACCAATAGCCTAGTTGGTGTGCTGACAAGGTTCCGGCAAGAGAAGATAGCCTTAGTCGCCGACATAGAAGCCATGTTTCACCAGGTAAGAGTGACGCCAGAAGACTGTGAAGCGCTTCGATTTCTGTGGTGGCCTGGTGGAGACTACACTAAGGAGCCAAAACACTACAAGATGCTCGTCCACCTGTTTGGTGCCACCTCATCCCCCAGTTGTGCGGGTTACGCCCTACGTAAGACAGCAGAAGACAACCAAACAGACGAAAATGAGGCTGCTGTCAAGGCTGTACAAGAAAATTTCTATGTCGATGACTGTTTGACATCAGTTGGCACTAAGGAAGAAGCAGTTAAACTATGCGCCGACCTGCGAGAGTTGCTCTCGAAGGGAGGATTTCGACTCACCAAATGGGTGAGTAATGATCATGATGTTCTCCAGACTATCCCTGTATCTGAAAGATCAACCTCAATTCTAGATCTGCATCTCGATGACATGCCTGTTGAACGCACATTAGGAGTACTGTGGAACGTTGGAACTGATCAATTCGGCTTCAGAGTGTCTGTTAAGGACAAGCCAGCAACAAGGCGAGGGATCCTCTCTGTCACAAGCTCCCTGTATGATCCTCTCGGATTTGCAGCACCATTCATCTTGGTAGCCAAGATCCTGCTGCAAGACATCTGTGCAAAAGGTCTAGGATGGGATGAAGAAGTAGGGGATTCTGAACGCATGCAATGGCAGCAGTGGCTGGAAGAGTTGCCCCAGCTGGAGAGCATCACCATAGACAGATGTCTAAAACCAACGTCGGAGGTCAGTCAGTATGAACTTCATGCATTTTGTGATGCATCTATGCGTGGATATGCTGCAGCAGTGTATCTCCGCACTACTTCTACTGATGGAAGCATCAAGTGCACCTTCGTCATGGGAAAGACCAGACTGTGTCCATTGAAGACGATGACAATACCACGACTAGAATTGTCGGCGGCAGTACTGGCATGTTCATTGATGGAAGTGGTCAAGGCAGAACTCAAGCTACCGATTTCGGCCACTACTTACTGGACAGACTCTACTTCAGTTTTGAAGTACATACGCAATGAGAGTAGAAGATTCCACACATTTGTGGCGAATCGTATCACAAAGATCCAAAGTGTATCTGACCCATCTGAATGGCGTCACGTGGACACCAAGTCAAATCCGGCTGACGATGGATCAAGAGGACTTCAAGCCAGAGAGATGACAAGTGACTGTAGATGGATATGCGGTCCAGAATTCCTACAGAAACCCCAAGAATGCTGGCCACAACCTCCAACTGACTTGGGTGAAAACGATGACCTGGCAGCAAGCGGAGAAGTTCTCAACGACCCAGAAGTCAAAAAGGGTCTAGTAAACCTGACAACTGCTGATCCTGTACAGAAGCTCACAGAACGGTACTCCACATGGAATGGCCTGAAGAGAGGCGTAGCATGGATACTGCGGTACAAGGAATATCTGAGAATGCGGGTGTCAGGAAACCCACTGGCAAGACAGATGAGACACGACCTCACAGCGAAGGAGCTGGAAGTTGCAGAGCTTGAAATTGTTAAGCACGTTCAAAGGCATGCTTTCCCTGAGGAGATGAGAGTAAGGAGCAAGGCAGACTCTGTCAAACTCCAGCGGTCAAGTCGTCTTGCAAAACTGAATCCCATTGTGCATGATGGGGTGTTGAGAGTGGGAGGGAGACTTGCAAAGGCTCCACTCTCAGATGATGTGAAGCATCCACTGATATTACCACACGATCATCATGTGACAAATTTGTTAGTCTCACATTTCCATGAGGAAGTAGGCCACTCAGGGGCGGGGATGACTTGGACAGCCTTGAGGGAGAAATTCTGGATACTTCGCGGAGGAGCAACGGTACGTATACGTAAGGTGATCGGGAACTGCTTCAAGTGCAAAAGGCGAAACTCCCCAAGAGGAGAACAGTTTATGGCCGATCTACCACGAGAAAGAGTGACCCCGAACGCCCCACCTTTCACCAATACGGGAGTGGATTTCTTTGGACCGTTTCAGGTTAAGAGAGGAAGAACCCAGGTGAAGCGATACGGATGTATATTTACCTGCTTGGCGTCGAGAGCAGTACATCTCGAAGTAGCCCACTCATTGGACACGGACTCATTTGTAAACGCTCTGAGGAGGTTTATCAATAGGCGAGGACGTCCAAAGAAAATCCACGGTGACAATGGTACCAACTTCAAGAGCGGGTATCGCGAGCTGAAAGAAAGTCTCACACAACTAAACTCCCAGAAGGTCGGAAGGTTTCTGACACAAAAGGGCATAGATTGGGAATTCAACCCCCCAGGAGCCAGCCATATGGGGGGAGTCTGGGAGAGGGTCATACGGGCTGTGAGAAGAATCCTGTCAGGCCTTCTTAAAGAACAGTTGGTAACAGATGAGGCACTCACCACGTTGATGACGGAGGTTGAAGCCATCTTGAATGCCCGGCCACTCACCCAATTGAGTATGGACTCGAACGACGATGAGCCACTTACACCAAACCATCTGCTTCTGTTGCGCCAGAACCCCTCCCTACCACCAGGAGCTTTCTCGAAGGAGGACAGTTACCATCGGAGGAGATGGCGTCAGGTCCAGCACTTGGCAGATCAATTCTGGAAGCGATGGGTAAAGGAATACTTGCCGCTCCTACAAGTTCGCCAAAGATGGGCAAAACCCAAAAGGAACTTCGCCATTGGTGACCTAGTGCTGTTGGCAGATGACAGCAGCTCTCGTGGACACTGGCCCATGGGCAAAATTGTGTCCACCTACCCCGACAAAAACGGTCTAGTCAGGCAAGTGGAGGTTAGAGTCGGCGTAAAACACTACCGACGTCCTATTTCAAAGCTCTGCCTGCTTGAAGCAAATGAGTAA